One genomic segment of Paenibacillus sp. FSL H8-0332 includes these proteins:
- a CDS encoding aspartate/glutamate racemase family protein — MLGIIRVITLQESSAIQLHGDLIERRYGLQVISRCIPDQPRGVYDAQTEAESIPKIITLARELEQQGCTAIGISCAADPALAEARAAVGVPVLGAGSCAALMALAYSSRIGVLTILEEVPPLIRGILGEAYIGMDRPDGVTTTLDLGTPAGRAGALAGAARLVERGAEVLVLACTGFATIGLAAELEERLGIRAFDPILCLGAAASATAAGAARRV, encoded by the coding sequence ATGCTTGGAATCATACGTGTCATTACATTGCAGGAGAGCTCTGCAATTCAGTTACATGGAGATTTAATTGAGCGGCGGTACGGTCTGCAGGTGATAAGCCGCTGCATCCCGGATCAGCCCCGGGGTGTGTATGATGCGCAGACAGAGGCGGAATCTATTCCAAAGATTATCACGCTTGCCCGGGAACTGGAGCAGCAGGGGTGTACGGCAATCGGCATCAGCTGTGCTGCTGACCCGGCGCTGGCGGAGGCGAGGGCGGCGGTGGGGGTTCCTGTTCTGGGGGCGGGCTCCTGCGCAGCCCTGATGGCCCTTGCCTATAGCAGCAGGATCGGTGTGCTGACGATTCTGGAAGAGGTGCCGCCGCTCATCCGCGGCATACTCGGTGAGGCGTACATCGGCATGGACCGCCCCGATGGCGTGACGACCACTCTGGATCTGGGCACACCTGCCGGACGGGCGGGCGCACTGGCGGGAGCCGCCCGGCTGGTGGAGCGCGGCGCCGAAGTCCTTGTGCTGGCCTGCACCGGCTTCGCCACGATCGGGCTGGCGGCTGAACTGGAAGAACGGCTCGGCATTCGAGCGTTCGATCCTATACTCTGCCTTGGAGCGGCAGCATCCGCCACGGCTGCGGGAGCAGCGAGGCGGGTGTAG
- a CDS encoding aminopeptidase: MSEARIGISMNVLKDCLGLASGELLAVVADDDKRDLAESVYEAGKRLGAESMLLVMQPRSRSGEEPPAPVAAAMAKADVAVCITTHSMTHTAARKQAAAAGTRVATMPGITDDMFSHGAITADYGQVKALTEQVAALLSAGNRVRVEKDGLSLSFSIDGRDGVLSTGLYLNPGESGNLPSGEAYIAPLEGTATGQIKVDGSVAGIGALDSPMVLTVEQGRLIHAGGEHGGKLLDMLGDGDGRLLGEFGIGTNNKARITGVVLEDEKVYGTIHVAFGSNNTFGGVVAAGVHIDAVVMKPDVYIDDKLIMQAGELL; this comes from the coding sequence ATGAGTGAAGCAAGAATCGGAATTAGCATGAATGTTCTTAAGGATTGTCTCGGGCTTGCCAGCGGAGAACTGCTGGCTGTAGTAGCCGACGATGATAAGCGTGATCTGGCCGAGTCGGTCTATGAGGCGGGTAAGCGGCTGGGAGCCGAATCGATGCTGCTGGTTATGCAGCCGCGGAGCAGATCGGGGGAGGAGCCTCCGGCTCCGGTTGCCGCAGCTATGGCTAAGGCAGATGTGGCCGTATGTATCACGACCCATTCGATGACACATACGGCGGCGCGCAAGCAGGCAGCCGCAGCGGGAACCCGGGTAGCGACCATGCCGGGGATCACCGATGATATGTTCAGCCACGGGGCGATCACTGCGGACTATGGGCAGGTGAAGGCGCTGACCGAGCAGGTAGCTGCGCTGTTGTCTGCGGGCAACCGGGTGCGTGTGGAGAAGGATGGTCTATCCTTAAGCTTCTCCATTGACGGCCGGGACGGTGTGCTTAGTACCGGCTTGTATCTGAATCCGGGCGAATCGGGCAACCTGCCCTCCGGTGAAGCTTATATTGCGCCGCTGGAAGGTACTGCTACCGGCCAGATTAAGGTGGATGGCTCGGTTGCGGGGATTGGCGCACTGGATAGTCCGATGGTGCTGACTGTAGAGCAAGGGCGGCTGATCCATGCCGGCGGGGAGCATGGCGGCAAGCTGCTTGACATGCTTGGCGATGGCGATGGCAGGCTGCTGGGCGAATTCGGCATCGGGACCAACAACAAGGCCCGGATTACAGGTGTGGTGCTGGAGGATGAGAAGGTATACGGGACGATCCATGTGGCTTTTGGCAGCAATAATACCTTCGGCGGGGTCGTTGCGGCTGGCGTACATATTGATGCTGTGGTCATGAAGCCGGATGTGTACATCGACGACAAGCTGATTATGCAGGCTGGGGAATTGCTGTAA
- a CDS encoding AroM family protein, which translates to MKNIGLITIGQAPRQDVAPILEKYLEGKAGLVQSGVLDGFTAEQVKEYYSPAPGEYVLTTRMTDGSAAVISRERIQSVLQGKIDAMEAAGIRTILLACTGVFPGLHTSVAHLIEPDRIIPPVVQAMLDGRRLGLIGPLPEQEDAMIEKFAGAGARLPFAAASPYTGTEADFRAAAERLKDRADVIVLDCMGYVEQHRQWAASAGVPAVLSNALMGKLVAEMV; encoded by the coding sequence ATGAAAAATATCGGGCTGATTACGATTGGACAAGCGCCCAGGCAGGATGTTGCGCCTATCCTTGAGAAATATCTGGAGGGCAAGGCGGGACTGGTACAGTCCGGGGTGCTGGACGGATTCACGGCTGAACAGGTTAAGGAGTATTACAGTCCAGCCCCGGGGGAGTACGTATTAACCACCCGTATGACAGACGGGTCTGCTGCGGTGATCTCCCGGGAGCGGATACAGTCCGTTCTGCAAGGGAAGATTGATGCTATGGAAGCCGCTGGGATTCGGACGATCCTGCTGGCTTGCACGGGAGTTTTTCCGGGGCTGCATACGTCTGTTGCCCATCTGATTGAGCCGGACCGGATCATTCCTCCGGTTGTGCAGGCGATGCTGGACGGGCGCCGTCTGGGACTGATTGGCCCTTTGCCTGAGCAGGAGGACGCAATGATTGAGAAATTCGCAGGTGCCGGAGCCCGGCTGCCGTTCGCAGCAGCTTCACCTTATACGGGTACGGAAGCGGATTTTCGCGCCGCAGCAGAGCGTCTGAAGGATCGCGCGGATGTGATCGTGCTTGACTGTATGGGATATGTGGAGCAGCATAGACAGTGGGCGGCCTCCGCAGGAGTGCCTGCCGTCCTGTCCAATGCCCTGATGGGCAAGCTAGTAGCAGAAATGGTGTGA
- a CDS encoding DUF1177 domain-containing protein: MALHQTITVLNALDSAYVNGKQVKQLFAEYPAVKVEIQKVEGEKGSTEFVKITIPGSEGKLGGGSAPTFGIVGRLGGIGARPSRIGLVSDADGAVAAIASALKLADMQTKGDVLLGDVLVTTHICPDAPTLPHEPVDFMDSPVDILQMNEHEVLPEMEAVLSIDTTKGNRVVNHKGIAISPTVKEGYILRVSEDLLRIKEMTTGQYPVTFPVTTQDITPYGNGLYHINSILQPAVATSAPVVGLAITAQSMVPGCGTGASHEVDIAQAVRFAIETAKEVTQGTCSFYNEAEFAKITELYGSMRVLQTLGQPTVTSQ; encoded by the coding sequence ATGGCACTTCATCAAACAATTACAGTCTTGAACGCACTGGACAGCGCTTATGTTAACGGTAAGCAGGTCAAGCAGTTATTCGCAGAATATCCTGCGGTTAAGGTTGAGATTCAGAAGGTGGAAGGGGAGAAGGGCAGCACAGAATTCGTCAAAATCACGATCCCGGGCAGCGAAGGCAAGCTTGGCGGCGGTTCTGCCCCAACGTTCGGCATTGTCGGCAGACTGGGTGGTATCGGGGCGCGCCCGAGCCGGATTGGCCTGGTCTCTGATGCAGACGGTGCGGTAGCGGCGATTGCTTCTGCGCTGAAGCTGGCAGACATGCAGACCAAAGGGGATGTGCTGCTGGGGGATGTTCTGGTGACCACCCATATTTGCCCGGATGCTCCGACCCTGCCGCACGAGCCGGTGGATTTCATGGATTCCCCTGTGGATATTCTGCAGATGAATGAGCATGAAGTGCTGCCGGAGATGGAAGCGGTTCTATCGATTGATACGACCAAAGGCAACCGCGTGGTTAATCACAAAGGGATCGCCATCTCGCCGACGGTCAAAGAAGGATACATTCTGCGGGTGAGTGAAGATTTGCTGCGGATCAAGGAGATGACGACAGGGCAGTATCCGGTTACTTTTCCGGTGACGACTCAGGATATTACCCCTTACGGCAACGGGCTCTATCATATCAATTCCATTCTTCAGCCTGCGGTAGCTACCTCTGCGCCGGTGGTGGGTCTGGCGATTACTGCCCAGTCTATGGTTCCGGGCTGCGGCACCGGCGCCAGCCATGAGGTGGATATCGCCCAGGCGGTGCGTTTTGCTATCGAGACGGCCAAGGAAGTAACGCAGGGAACATGCTCTTTCTACAACGAAGCAGAGTTTGCGAAGATTACCGAGCTGTACGGTTCAATGAGAGTGCTGCAAACGCTGGGCCAACCGACAGTCACATCTCAATAA
- a CDS encoding serine hydrolase domain-containing protein, producing MKREQIVEPERLDTFIGEEARRSGFSGVVQVSHKEQTLAEAAYGQANITEERSNRVDTRFGIASGSKLFTAIAVCQLAEQGKLSFDSKVLEILHELEFPLFDPEITVHELLTHSSGIPDYFDEETMEDFATLWNDTPMYTLRRPVDFLPMFAALPMKFSPGERFHYNNAGYIMLSLLIETVSGMKFTDYVEQHIFRPCEMQDSGYFAFDALPANTALGYIDNGNGQSISNIYSLPVVGGGDGGAFVTAADMQKLWTGLLTHKLLQPETTALLLTPHIHVDEDTRYGYGVWISIRNGEILKYHIMGYDPGISFRSAVYPASGAAFTALSNQSGDVYRMMLAIEGILPL from the coding sequence ATGAAGCGGGAACAGATAGTAGAGCCAGAACGGCTCGATACATTCATCGGCGAAGAAGCCCGGCGCTCCGGGTTCTCGGGGGTGGTGCAGGTCTCGCACAAGGAACAGACTCTCGCAGAAGCGGCTTACGGCCAGGCCAATATCACGGAGGAACGGAGCAACCGGGTGGATACCCGCTTCGGGATTGCTTCCGGGAGCAAACTATTCACAGCGATAGCCGTCTGCCAGCTGGCGGAGCAGGGCAAGCTTTCTTTTGACAGCAAAGTACTGGAGATCTTGCACGAACTGGAGTTTCCTTTGTTTGACCCGGAGATCACGGTACATGAGCTGCTGACGCATAGCTCGGGAATTCCGGATTATTTTGATGAGGAGACGATGGAGGATTTCGCTACACTCTGGAACGATACCCCGATGTACACACTAAGGCGGCCCGTTGATTTCCTGCCCATGTTCGCGGCACTGCCGATGAAATTCAGTCCTGGCGAGCGGTTCCACTACAACAACGCGGGTTACATTATGCTTAGCCTGCTCATAGAAACGGTCAGCGGGATGAAGTTCACGGATTATGTGGAACAACATATTTTCCGGCCTTGCGAGATGCAGGATTCCGGTTACTTCGCCTTTGATGCCCTCCCGGCCAACACAGCTCTAGGTTATATAGACAACGGTAACGGTCAAAGTATCAGTAACATTTACTCTCTTCCGGTTGTGGGCGGCGGCGATGGAGGTGCTTTTGTCACAGCAGCGGATATGCAGAAGTTATGGACAGGCTTGCTCACGCACAAGCTGCTGCAGCCCGAGACGACAGCCCTGCTGCTCACACCGCATATTCATGTGGATGAGGACACCCGTTATGGCTATGGAGTATGGATCTCGATCCGTAACGGTGAGATATTGAAATATCATATCATGGGCTACGATCCCGGCATCTCCTTCCGCTCCGCAGTCTATCCGGCAAGTGGTGCCGCCTTCACTGCTCTCAGCAACCAAAGTGGAGATGTCTATCGGATGATGCTGGCCATTGAGGGAATTCTGCCGCTGTAA
- a CDS encoding pyrimidine-nucleoside phosphorylase — MRAVDLIQKKRDGGELSREEIAFLIQGYSKGEIPDYQISAWAMAVYFRGMNARETGDLTLEMAMSGDQVDLSPIAGIKVDKHSTGGVGDKTTVVLAPLVAAAGVPVAKMSGRGLGHTGGTLDKLESITGFSVEMDRERFFAQVGEIGAAVIGQSGNITPADKKLYALRDVTATVESIPLIASSVMSKKIAAGADAIVLDVKTGSGAFMKTLEDSIALAQAMVDIGTHLGRNTVAVISDMDQPLGFGIGNALEIKEGIETLNGHGPKDLQEVCLILGSQMLVLGGKAKDEEEARSMLLSHIEDGSALDKFKQMVSAQGGDVSQIESPDTLPSARRLIEVKAASAGYVESIQAEEIGVAAMLLGAGRETKESVIDLAVGIQLSLKVGDAVAAGDILAVLHVNDASEGKVKEAEAKVLEAYRISAQPVPAQPLVFALVTKDGVTRY; from the coding sequence ATGCGTGCCGTTGATCTCATTCAAAAGAAAAGAGACGGCGGGGAGCTCAGCCGTGAAGAAATCGCTTTTCTGATTCAAGGCTACAGCAAGGGGGAGATCCCGGATTACCAGATTTCCGCCTGGGCGATGGCCGTGTATTTCCGCGGAATGAACGCGCGGGAGACCGGCGATCTGACCCTGGAGATGGCGATGTCCGGCGACCAGGTGGACCTTAGCCCGATTGCGGGCATCAAGGTGGACAAGCATTCTACCGGCGGAGTGGGCGACAAGACTACGGTGGTGCTGGCGCCGCTGGTTGCGGCTGCCGGAGTTCCGGTAGCCAAGATGTCCGGGCGCGGCCTCGGCCACACCGGAGGCACGCTGGATAAGCTGGAGTCGATCACGGGCTTCTCTGTGGAGATGGACCGGGAACGCTTTTTTGCCCAGGTAGGTGAGATCGGCGCGGCTGTAATCGGCCAGTCCGGTAACATCACGCCTGCGGATAAGAAGCTGTATGCGCTGCGTGATGTGACGGCAACCGTGGAATCCATTCCTCTGATTGCCAGCTCCGTCATGAGCAAGAAGATTGCCGCAGGCGCGGACGCTATCGTGCTGGATGTGAAGACCGGCAGCGGGGCGTTCATGAAGACGCTGGAGGATTCCATTGCGCTGGCCCAGGCGATGGTGGATATTGGCACTCACCTTGGCCGCAACACAGTTGCGGTCATCAGCGACATGGACCAGCCGCTGGGCTTCGGCATCGGCAATGCTCTGGAGATCAAGGAGGGCATCGAGACCTTGAACGGCCACGGGCCTAAGGATCTGCAGGAGGTCTGCCTGATCCTGGGCAGCCAGATGCTCGTACTTGGCGGCAAGGCGAAGGACGAAGAAGAAGCACGCTCCATGCTGCTGTCTCATATCGAAGATGGCAGTGCGCTGGATAAATTCAAGCAGATGGTATCCGCACAGGGCGGCGATGTCTCCCAGATCGAGTCGCCGGACACCCTGCCTTCAGCCCGCCGGTTGATCGAGGTGAAGGCAGCTTCCGCAGGTTATGTGGAGAGCATCCAGGCCGAAGAGATCGGTGTAGCCGCGATGCTGCTCGGTGCCGGACGCGAGACGAAGGAATCTGTCATTGATCTGGCTGTCGGCATTCAGCTCTCGCTGAAGGTCGGCGACGCCGTGGCCGCAGGCGATATTCTGGCAGTGCTGCATGTGAACGATGCCAGCGAAGGCAAGGTGAAGGAGGCCGAAGCCAAAGTGCTGGAGGCTTACCGCATCTCCGCTCAGCCGGTTCCGGCGCAGCCGCTGGTTTTTGCGCTGGTGACCAAGGATGGGGTAACGCGGTATTAG
- a CDS encoding purine-nucleoside phosphorylase, which produces MTTPTTVPYGTQVQEAAAYIQSKFGGYTPAIGLILGSGLGDLGDQIEDAVYLPYEEIPHFPRSTVEGHAGRFVIGKLEGKDVMIMQGRFHYYEGYEMRKVVLPVYVMAKLGIGTLVITNAGGGMNRAFKAGDLMLITDHLNMTGDNPLIGPNDPELGVRFPDMSSAYDPEYIELAKNLAGGVTGVDGEALVLQEGVYAGISGPTYETPAELKMLAYLGGDAVGMSTVPEVIVASHSKLRVLGITCITDMAIGDELEPLTHEQVVKVANLTKPKFIGLVRAFVREVQI; this is translated from the coding sequence CCGCTGCTTATATTCAATCCAAATTCGGCGGTTATACACCGGCTATCGGCCTTATTCTGGGTTCAGGTCTTGGAGACCTGGGCGATCAGATCGAAGATGCGGTATATCTGCCTTATGAAGAAATTCCGCATTTCCCGCGTTCAACGGTAGAAGGCCATGCCGGACGGTTCGTGATCGGTAAGCTGGAAGGCAAGGATGTTATGATCATGCAGGGCCGTTTTCACTATTATGAAGGTTATGAGATGCGCAAGGTAGTTCTTCCGGTCTATGTAATGGCTAAGCTGGGCATCGGCACCCTTGTCATTACCAACGCTGGCGGCGGGATGAACAGAGCGTTCAAGGCGGGCGACCTGATGCTGATTACCGACCACCTCAATATGACCGGCGACAACCCGCTGATCGGACCGAATGATCCGGAGCTCGGCGTAAGATTCCCTGATATGTCCAGTGCCTATGACCCTGAATATATCGAACTTGCGAAAAACCTTGCAGGCGGAGTTACAGGTGTGGACGGCGAAGCACTTGTTCTGCAGGAAGGCGTATATGCCGGCATCAGCGGCCCTACTTATGAGACTCCGGCTGAGCTAAAAATGCTGGCTTATCTCGGCGGCGATGCCGTAGGAATGTCCACCGTGCCGGAGGTTATCGTAGCCAGCCACAGCAAGCTCCGTGTGCTAGGCATTACCTGTATCACCGACATGGCGATTGGCGATGAGCTGGAGCCGTTGACCCATGAGCAGGTGGTAAAAGTGGCGAACCTGACCAAGCCTAAATTCATCGGACTGGTGCGTGCCTTCGTCCGTGAGGTACAGATCTGA